The following are encoded together in the Glycine max cultivar Williams 82 chromosome 8, Glycine_max_v4.0, whole genome shotgun sequence genome:
- the LOC100798576 gene encoding protein RIK isoform X3 has protein sequence MTEDSSVRVSSSDKTSAANDASQTRQRKKRKWDQPAESLMPVGMAVPGALPLSNAVSLGGVAFPAMAPMISGALLRNPLAASSQLPQHTVAAAVAAQKLNQQKIQDELIIAREIVINDAESSVRYKLTKRQTQEEIQRCTGAIVITRGKYRLPNAPHDGGKPLYLHISAGAHIKETAERILAVDRAAAMIEEMLKQEQNSQSISSASPSALVNILKMLSTCVFLGFDADPSLNIVARIRGPNDQYINHIMNETGATVVLRGRGSGNNECLNGEDGQQPLHLFLSSNNAKSLEDAKLLAENLLDTICTECGALRVSSCKVYSAVPPPQQVYTAVPPPQQVYSGPSLLKQIPTAISPPQQVYSAVPPPQQLLTGVQSSGIDLEAVSGGTSYIGYGGLYPQATPLQQVALALRHSPPVTSTDAPTTSASNGESRPTSSSDLEKEKRPPQRRKFQELPVGSKGTTKLNQGLQPLKPYEQSDGLVVRNILTMPAPKKLVPPSSNGMPPPLLRTMPPPPPPKFSDPFEVKVHNKNKTLLKTKSDAVPDTLVNLMEYGEEDDDDIDDSSEESLPHDTRATGVQKPFWAL, from the exons ATGACAGAGGATAGCAGCGTTAGGGTTTCTTCTTCCGACAAAACCTCCGCGGCCAACGATGCTTCGCAGACGCGGCAGAG aaagaagagaaagtggGATCAACCGGCGGAGTCATTGATGCCAGTTGGGATGGCAGTTCCTGGAGCACTCCCTTTGAGCAATGCCGTGTCTCTTGGAGGGGTTGCATTTCCTGCCATGGCTCCGATGATCTCCGGAGCTCTTTTGAGGAATCCTCTGGCAGCTTCTTCTCAGCTTCCGCAACACACAGTTGCAGCTGCTGTTGCCGCACAAAAATTGAATCAA CAAAAGATCCAAGATGAATTAATAATTGCTCGAGAAATTGTCATAAATGATGCAGAGTCTTCTGTTCGCTACAAGTTGACAAAACGCCAGACACAAGAGGAG ATCCAGAGGTGCACTGGTGCCATAGTTATAACTAG GGGGAAGTATCGGCTACCTAATGCGCCACATGATGGAGGGAAGCCGCTGTATCTTCACATCTCTGCAGGAGCTCAT ATAAAAGAGACAGCAGAACGGATTTTAGCTGTTGATCGTGCTGCTGCAATGATTGAAGAAATGCTTAAACAGGAGCAAAATTCACAGTCAATTTCTTCCGCCTCACCTTCTGCTTTGGTTAATATACTGAAG ATGCTGAGTACATGCGTGTTTTTGGGCTTTGATGCTGATCCTTCTTTGAACATTGTTGCTCGTATACGTGGACCAAAT GACCAGTATATAAATCACATTATGAATGAAACAGGAGCAACAGTTGTACTGAGAGGACGTGGTTCAGGAAACAATGAATGCTTGAATGGAGAAG ATGGACAGCAGCCCCTGCATCTGTTTTTGTCTAGTAACAATGCGAAAAGTCTTGAAGATGCTAAGCTTTTGGCTGAAAATCTTTTGGATACAATCTGTACGGAGTGTGGTGCTTTaag GGTTTCATCATGTAAGGTTTATAGTGCTGTTCCACCTCCACAGCAGGTATACACTGCTGTTCCACCTCCCCAGCAGGTTTATAGCGGCCCTTCTTTGTTGAAGCAGATTCCTACTGCCATTTCACCCCCACAACAAGTTTATAGCGCTGTTCCACCCCCACAGCAGTTGTTGACTGGAGTTCAGAGTTCTGGAATTGACCTAGAGGCAG TATCAGGTGGTACTAGCTATATTGGATATGGTGGATTATATCCTCAAGCTACCCCTTTGCAACAAGTTGCCCTTGCCTTGAGACACTCACCTCCTGTCACATCTACAGATGCTCCCACAACATCAGCATCAAATGGAGAATCCAGGCCAACCTCAAGCTCTGATCTTGAAAAGGAGAAACGGCCGCCTCAGAGACGAAAATTTCAAGAATTGCCAGTTGGTTCAAAAGGCACAACAAAACTCAATCAG GGATTGCAACCTCTAAAACCTTATGAACAATCTGACGGTCTGGTTGTGAGGAATATATTAACAATGCCTGCCCCTAAGAAGTTGGTCCCGCCATCATCCAATGGAATGCCACCTCCTCTACTGAGAACCATGCCCCCACCACCTCCGCCTAAATTTTCTGATCCATTTGAAGTTAAAGTACACAACAAGAACAAGACTTTGCTTAAGACAAAATCTGATGCAGTTCCTG ATACATTGGTCAACCTAATGGAATATGGAGAggaggatgatgatgatataGACGATTCTAGTGAGGAATCACTTCCTCATGACACCCGAGCAACTGGGGTTCAAAAGCCTTTCTGGGCTTTATGA
- the LOC100798576 gene encoding protein RIK isoform X2 translates to MTEDSSVRVSSSDKTSAANDASQTRQRKKRKWDQPAESLMPVGMAVPGALPLSNAVSLGGVAFPAMAPMISGALLRNPLAASSQLPQHTVAAAVAAQKLNQQKIQDELIIAREIVINDAESSVRYKLTKRQTQEEIQRCTGAIVITRGKYRLPNAPHDGGKPLYLHISAGAHIKETAERILAVDRAAAMIEEMLKQEQNSQSISSASPSALVNILKMLSTCVFLGFDADPSLNIVARIRGPNDQYINHIMNETGATVVLRGRGSGNNECLNGEDGQQPLHLFLSSNNAKSLEDAKLLAENLLDTICTECGALRVSSCKVYSAVPPPQQVYTAVPPPQQVYSGPSLLKQIPTAISPPQQVYSAVPPPQQLLTGVQSSGIDLEAGTSLTSSSMSAAGVLTPVPPASLVGVTGVTGSLTLGTPSQSIGHLSSGPQANMIGYTPPPLVSDAPTTSASNGESRPTSSSDLEKEKRPPQRRKFQELPVGSKGTTKLNQGLQPLKPYEQSDGLVVRNILTMPAPKKLVPPSSNGMPPPLLRTMPPPPPPKFSDPFEVKVHNKNKTLLKTKSDAVPDTLVNLMEYGEEDDDDIDDSSEESLPHDTRATGVQKPFWAL, encoded by the exons ATGACAGAGGATAGCAGCGTTAGGGTTTCTTCTTCCGACAAAACCTCCGCGGCCAACGATGCTTCGCAGACGCGGCAGAG aaagaagagaaagtggGATCAACCGGCGGAGTCATTGATGCCAGTTGGGATGGCAGTTCCTGGAGCACTCCCTTTGAGCAATGCCGTGTCTCTTGGAGGGGTTGCATTTCCTGCCATGGCTCCGATGATCTCCGGAGCTCTTTTGAGGAATCCTCTGGCAGCTTCTTCTCAGCTTCCGCAACACACAGTTGCAGCTGCTGTTGCCGCACAAAAATTGAATCAA CAAAAGATCCAAGATGAATTAATAATTGCTCGAGAAATTGTCATAAATGATGCAGAGTCTTCTGTTCGCTACAAGTTGACAAAACGCCAGACACAAGAGGAG ATCCAGAGGTGCACTGGTGCCATAGTTATAACTAG GGGGAAGTATCGGCTACCTAATGCGCCACATGATGGAGGGAAGCCGCTGTATCTTCACATCTCTGCAGGAGCTCAT ATAAAAGAGACAGCAGAACGGATTTTAGCTGTTGATCGTGCTGCTGCAATGATTGAAGAAATGCTTAAACAGGAGCAAAATTCACAGTCAATTTCTTCCGCCTCACCTTCTGCTTTGGTTAATATACTGAAG ATGCTGAGTACATGCGTGTTTTTGGGCTTTGATGCTGATCCTTCTTTGAACATTGTTGCTCGTATACGTGGACCAAAT GACCAGTATATAAATCACATTATGAATGAAACAGGAGCAACAGTTGTACTGAGAGGACGTGGTTCAGGAAACAATGAATGCTTGAATGGAGAAG ATGGACAGCAGCCCCTGCATCTGTTTTTGTCTAGTAACAATGCGAAAAGTCTTGAAGATGCTAAGCTTTTGGCTGAAAATCTTTTGGATACAATCTGTACGGAGTGTGGTGCTTTaag GGTTTCATCATGTAAGGTTTATAGTGCTGTTCCACCTCCACAGCAGGTATACACTGCTGTTCCACCTCCCCAGCAGGTTTATAGCGGCCCTTCTTTGTTGAAGCAGATTCCTACTGCCATTTCACCCCCACAACAAGTTTATAGCGCTGTTCCACCCCCACAGCAGTTGTTGACTGGAGTTCAGAGTTCTGGAATTGACCTAGAGGCAGGTACTAGCCTAACCTCTAGTTCAATGTCAGCAGCTGGGGTCTTGACACCGGTTCCTCCAGCTTCCTTGGTTGGAGTGACTGGTGTCACTGGTTCCCTCACTTTAGGGACTCCATCACAATCTATAGGACATTTAAGCTCTGGGCCTCAAGCAAACATGATTGGTTATACTCCTCCCCCTTTAGTATCAG ATGCTCCCACAACATCAGCATCAAATGGAGAATCCAGGCCAACCTCAAGCTCTGATCTTGAAAAGGAGAAACGGCCGCCTCAGAGACGAAAATTTCAAGAATTGCCAGTTGGTTCAAAAGGCACAACAAAACTCAATCAG GGATTGCAACCTCTAAAACCTTATGAACAATCTGACGGTCTGGTTGTGAGGAATATATTAACAATGCCTGCCCCTAAGAAGTTGGTCCCGCCATCATCCAATGGAATGCCACCTCCTCTACTGAGAACCATGCCCCCACCACCTCCGCCTAAATTTTCTGATCCATTTGAAGTTAAAGTACACAACAAGAACAAGACTTTGCTTAAGACAAAATCTGATGCAGTTCCTG ATACATTGGTCAACCTAATGGAATATGGAGAggaggatgatgatgatataGACGATTCTAGTGAGGAATCACTTCCTCATGACACCCGAGCAACTGGGGTTCAAAAGCCTTTCTGGGCTTTATGA
- the LOC100798576 gene encoding protein RIK isoform X5, translating into MTEDSSVRVSSSDKTSAANDASQTRQRKKRKWDQPAESLMPVGMAVPGALPLSNAVSLGGVAFPAMAPMISGALLRNPLAASSQLPQHTVAAAVAAQKLNQQKIQDELIIAREIVINDAESSVRYKLTKRQTQEEIQRCTGAIVITRGKYRLPNAPHDGGKPLYLHISAGAHIKETAERILAVDRAAAMIEEMLKQEQNSQSISSASPSALVNILKMLSTCVFLGFDADPSLNIVARIRGPNDQYINHIMNETGATVVLRGRGSGNNECLNGEDGQQPLHLFLSSNNAKSLEDAKLLAENLLDTICTECGALRVSSCKVYSAVPPPQQVYTAVPPPQQVYSGPSLLKQIPTAISPPQQVYSAVPPPQQLLTGVQSSGIDLEAVSDAPTTSASNGESRPTSSSDLEKEKRPPQRRKFQELPVGSKGTTKLNQGLQPLKPYEQSDGLVVRNILTMPAPKKLVPPSSNGMPPPLLRTMPPPPPPKFSDPFEVKVHNKNKTLLKTKSDAVPDTLVNLMEYGEEDDDDIDDSSEESLPHDTRATGVQKPFWAL; encoded by the exons ATGACAGAGGATAGCAGCGTTAGGGTTTCTTCTTCCGACAAAACCTCCGCGGCCAACGATGCTTCGCAGACGCGGCAGAG aaagaagagaaagtggGATCAACCGGCGGAGTCATTGATGCCAGTTGGGATGGCAGTTCCTGGAGCACTCCCTTTGAGCAATGCCGTGTCTCTTGGAGGGGTTGCATTTCCTGCCATGGCTCCGATGATCTCCGGAGCTCTTTTGAGGAATCCTCTGGCAGCTTCTTCTCAGCTTCCGCAACACACAGTTGCAGCTGCTGTTGCCGCACAAAAATTGAATCAA CAAAAGATCCAAGATGAATTAATAATTGCTCGAGAAATTGTCATAAATGATGCAGAGTCTTCTGTTCGCTACAAGTTGACAAAACGCCAGACACAAGAGGAG ATCCAGAGGTGCACTGGTGCCATAGTTATAACTAG GGGGAAGTATCGGCTACCTAATGCGCCACATGATGGAGGGAAGCCGCTGTATCTTCACATCTCTGCAGGAGCTCAT ATAAAAGAGACAGCAGAACGGATTTTAGCTGTTGATCGTGCTGCTGCAATGATTGAAGAAATGCTTAAACAGGAGCAAAATTCACAGTCAATTTCTTCCGCCTCACCTTCTGCTTTGGTTAATATACTGAAG ATGCTGAGTACATGCGTGTTTTTGGGCTTTGATGCTGATCCTTCTTTGAACATTGTTGCTCGTATACGTGGACCAAAT GACCAGTATATAAATCACATTATGAATGAAACAGGAGCAACAGTTGTACTGAGAGGACGTGGTTCAGGAAACAATGAATGCTTGAATGGAGAAG ATGGACAGCAGCCCCTGCATCTGTTTTTGTCTAGTAACAATGCGAAAAGTCTTGAAGATGCTAAGCTTTTGGCTGAAAATCTTTTGGATACAATCTGTACGGAGTGTGGTGCTTTaag GGTTTCATCATGTAAGGTTTATAGTGCTGTTCCACCTCCACAGCAGGTATACACTGCTGTTCCACCTCCCCAGCAGGTTTATAGCGGCCCTTCTTTGTTGAAGCAGATTCCTACTGCCATTTCACCCCCACAACAAGTTTATAGCGCTGTTCCACCCCCACAGCAGTTGTTGACTGGAGTTCAGAGTTCTGGAATTGACCTAGAGGCAG TATCAG ATGCTCCCACAACATCAGCATCAAATGGAGAATCCAGGCCAACCTCAAGCTCTGATCTTGAAAAGGAGAAACGGCCGCCTCAGAGACGAAAATTTCAAGAATTGCCAGTTGGTTCAAAAGGCACAACAAAACTCAATCAG GGATTGCAACCTCTAAAACCTTATGAACAATCTGACGGTCTGGTTGTGAGGAATATATTAACAATGCCTGCCCCTAAGAAGTTGGTCCCGCCATCATCCAATGGAATGCCACCTCCTCTACTGAGAACCATGCCCCCACCACCTCCGCCTAAATTTTCTGATCCATTTGAAGTTAAAGTACACAACAAGAACAAGACTTTGCTTAAGACAAAATCTGATGCAGTTCCTG ATACATTGGTCAACCTAATGGAATATGGAGAggaggatgatgatgatataGACGATTCTAGTGAGGAATCACTTCCTCATGACACCCGAGCAACTGGGGTTCAAAAGCCTTTCTGGGCTTTATGA
- the LOC100798576 gene encoding protein RIK isoform X6 → MTEDSSVRVSSSDKTSAANDASQTRQRKKRKWDQPAESLMPVGMAVPGALPLSNAVSLGGVAFPAMAPMISGALLRNPLAASSQLPQHTVAAAVAAQKLNQQKIQDELIIAREIVINDAESSVRYKLTKRQTQEEIQRCTGAIVITRGKYRLPNAPHDGGKPLYLHISAGAHIKETAERILAVDRAAAMIEEMLKQEQNSQSISSASPSALVNILKMLSTCVFLGFDADPSLNIVARIRGPNDQYINHIMNETGATVVLRGRGSGNNECLNGEDGQQPLHLFLSSNNAKSLEDAKLLAENLLDTICTECGALRVSSCKVYSAVPPPQQVYTAVPPPQQVYSGPSLLKQIPTAISPPQQVYSAVPPPQQLLTGVQSSGIDLEADAPTTSASNGESRPTSSSDLEKEKRPPQRRKFQELPVGSKGTTKLNQGLQPLKPYEQSDGLVVRNILTMPAPKKLVPPSSNGMPPPLLRTMPPPPPPKFSDPFEVKVHNKNKTLLKTKSDAVPDTLVNLMEYGEEDDDDIDDSSEESLPHDTRATGVQKPFWAL, encoded by the exons ATGACAGAGGATAGCAGCGTTAGGGTTTCTTCTTCCGACAAAACCTCCGCGGCCAACGATGCTTCGCAGACGCGGCAGAG aaagaagagaaagtggGATCAACCGGCGGAGTCATTGATGCCAGTTGGGATGGCAGTTCCTGGAGCACTCCCTTTGAGCAATGCCGTGTCTCTTGGAGGGGTTGCATTTCCTGCCATGGCTCCGATGATCTCCGGAGCTCTTTTGAGGAATCCTCTGGCAGCTTCTTCTCAGCTTCCGCAACACACAGTTGCAGCTGCTGTTGCCGCACAAAAATTGAATCAA CAAAAGATCCAAGATGAATTAATAATTGCTCGAGAAATTGTCATAAATGATGCAGAGTCTTCTGTTCGCTACAAGTTGACAAAACGCCAGACACAAGAGGAG ATCCAGAGGTGCACTGGTGCCATAGTTATAACTAG GGGGAAGTATCGGCTACCTAATGCGCCACATGATGGAGGGAAGCCGCTGTATCTTCACATCTCTGCAGGAGCTCAT ATAAAAGAGACAGCAGAACGGATTTTAGCTGTTGATCGTGCTGCTGCAATGATTGAAGAAATGCTTAAACAGGAGCAAAATTCACAGTCAATTTCTTCCGCCTCACCTTCTGCTTTGGTTAATATACTGAAG ATGCTGAGTACATGCGTGTTTTTGGGCTTTGATGCTGATCCTTCTTTGAACATTGTTGCTCGTATACGTGGACCAAAT GACCAGTATATAAATCACATTATGAATGAAACAGGAGCAACAGTTGTACTGAGAGGACGTGGTTCAGGAAACAATGAATGCTTGAATGGAGAAG ATGGACAGCAGCCCCTGCATCTGTTTTTGTCTAGTAACAATGCGAAAAGTCTTGAAGATGCTAAGCTTTTGGCTGAAAATCTTTTGGATACAATCTGTACGGAGTGTGGTGCTTTaag GGTTTCATCATGTAAGGTTTATAGTGCTGTTCCACCTCCACAGCAGGTATACACTGCTGTTCCACCTCCCCAGCAGGTTTATAGCGGCCCTTCTTTGTTGAAGCAGATTCCTACTGCCATTTCACCCCCACAACAAGTTTATAGCGCTGTTCCACCCCCACAGCAGTTGTTGACTGGAGTTCAGAGTTCTGGAATTGACCTAGAGGCAG ATGCTCCCACAACATCAGCATCAAATGGAGAATCCAGGCCAACCTCAAGCTCTGATCTTGAAAAGGAGAAACGGCCGCCTCAGAGACGAAAATTTCAAGAATTGCCAGTTGGTTCAAAAGGCACAACAAAACTCAATCAG GGATTGCAACCTCTAAAACCTTATGAACAATCTGACGGTCTGGTTGTGAGGAATATATTAACAATGCCTGCCCCTAAGAAGTTGGTCCCGCCATCATCCAATGGAATGCCACCTCCTCTACTGAGAACCATGCCCCCACCACCTCCGCCTAAATTTTCTGATCCATTTGAAGTTAAAGTACACAACAAGAACAAGACTTTGCTTAAGACAAAATCTGATGCAGTTCCTG ATACATTGGTCAACCTAATGGAATATGGAGAggaggatgatgatgatataGACGATTCTAGTGAGGAATCACTTCCTCATGACACCCGAGCAACTGGGGTTCAAAAGCCTTTCTGGGCTTTATGA
- the LOC100798576 gene encoding protein RIK isoform X4 — MTEDSSVRVSSSDKTSAANDASQTRQRKKRKWDQPAESLMPVGMAVPGALPLSNAVSLGGVAFPAMAPMISGALLRNPLAASSQLPQHTVAAAVAAQKLNQQKIQDELIIAREIVINDAESSVRYKLTKRQTQEEIQRCTGAIVITRGKYRLPNAPHDGGKPLYLHISAGAHIKETAERILAVDRAAAMIEEMLKQEQNSQSISSASPSALVNILKMLSTCVFLGFDADPSLNIVARIRGPNDQYINHIMNETGATVVLRGRGSGNNECLNGEDGQQPLHLFLSSNNAKSLEDAKLLAENLLDTICTECGALRVSSCKVYSAVPPPQQVYTAVPPPQQVYSGPSLLKQIPTAISPPQQVYSAVPPPQQLLTGVQSSGIDLEAGTSLTSSSMSAAGVLTPVPPASLVGVTGVTGSLTLGTPSQSIGHLSSGPQANMIGYTPPPLVSGGTSYIGYGGLYPQATPLQQVALALRHSPPVTSTDAPTTSASNGESRPTSSSDLEKEKRPPQRRKFQELPVGSKGTTKLNQVFSLTFYEAKSLTLDLSVGPLVCMFDRVFSFGGVGGCLWLHSICPVQSKMLF; from the exons ATGACAGAGGATAGCAGCGTTAGGGTTTCTTCTTCCGACAAAACCTCCGCGGCCAACGATGCTTCGCAGACGCGGCAGAG aaagaagagaaagtggGATCAACCGGCGGAGTCATTGATGCCAGTTGGGATGGCAGTTCCTGGAGCACTCCCTTTGAGCAATGCCGTGTCTCTTGGAGGGGTTGCATTTCCTGCCATGGCTCCGATGATCTCCGGAGCTCTTTTGAGGAATCCTCTGGCAGCTTCTTCTCAGCTTCCGCAACACACAGTTGCAGCTGCTGTTGCCGCACAAAAATTGAATCAA CAAAAGATCCAAGATGAATTAATAATTGCTCGAGAAATTGTCATAAATGATGCAGAGTCTTCTGTTCGCTACAAGTTGACAAAACGCCAGACACAAGAGGAG ATCCAGAGGTGCACTGGTGCCATAGTTATAACTAG GGGGAAGTATCGGCTACCTAATGCGCCACATGATGGAGGGAAGCCGCTGTATCTTCACATCTCTGCAGGAGCTCAT ATAAAAGAGACAGCAGAACGGATTTTAGCTGTTGATCGTGCTGCTGCAATGATTGAAGAAATGCTTAAACAGGAGCAAAATTCACAGTCAATTTCTTCCGCCTCACCTTCTGCTTTGGTTAATATACTGAAG ATGCTGAGTACATGCGTGTTTTTGGGCTTTGATGCTGATCCTTCTTTGAACATTGTTGCTCGTATACGTGGACCAAAT GACCAGTATATAAATCACATTATGAATGAAACAGGAGCAACAGTTGTACTGAGAGGACGTGGTTCAGGAAACAATGAATGCTTGAATGGAGAAG ATGGACAGCAGCCCCTGCATCTGTTTTTGTCTAGTAACAATGCGAAAAGTCTTGAAGATGCTAAGCTTTTGGCTGAAAATCTTTTGGATACAATCTGTACGGAGTGTGGTGCTTTaag GGTTTCATCATGTAAGGTTTATAGTGCTGTTCCACCTCCACAGCAGGTATACACTGCTGTTCCACCTCCCCAGCAGGTTTATAGCGGCCCTTCTTTGTTGAAGCAGATTCCTACTGCCATTTCACCCCCACAACAAGTTTATAGCGCTGTTCCACCCCCACAGCAGTTGTTGACTGGAGTTCAGAGTTCTGGAATTGACCTAGAGGCAGGTACTAGCCTAACCTCTAGTTCAATGTCAGCAGCTGGGGTCTTGACACCGGTTCCTCCAGCTTCCTTGGTTGGAGTGACTGGTGTCACTGGTTCCCTCACTTTAGGGACTCCATCACAATCTATAGGACATTTAAGCTCTGGGCCTCAAGCAAACATGATTGGTTATACTCCTCCCCCTTTAGTATCAGGTGGTACTAGCTATATTGGATATGGTGGATTATATCCTCAAGCTACCCCTTTGCAACAAGTTGCCCTTGCCTTGAGACACTCACCTCCTGTCACATCTACAGATGCTCCCACAACATCAGCATCAAATGGAGAATCCAGGCCAACCTCAAGCTCTGATCTTGAAAAGGAGAAACGGCCGCCTCAGAGACGAAAATTTCAAGAATTGCCAGTTGGTTCAAAAGGCACAACAAAACTCAATCAG GTATTTTCTCTGACCTTCTATGAAGCTAAAAGCCTGACACTGGACCTGTCTGTTGGGCCATTGGTTTGTATGTTTGACAGGGTTTTCAGTTTTGGAGGAGTAGGAGGGTGCTTGTGGCTTCACAGCATATGCCCTGTCCAATCCAAGATGttattctga
- the LOC100798576 gene encoding protein RIK isoform X1 — protein MTEDSSVRVSSSDKTSAANDASQTRQRKKRKWDQPAESLMPVGMAVPGALPLSNAVSLGGVAFPAMAPMISGALLRNPLAASSQLPQHTVAAAVAAQKLNQQKIQDELIIAREIVINDAESSVRYKLTKRQTQEEIQRCTGAIVITRGKYRLPNAPHDGGKPLYLHISAGAHIKETAERILAVDRAAAMIEEMLKQEQNSQSISSASPSALVNILKMLSTCVFLGFDADPSLNIVARIRGPNDQYINHIMNETGATVVLRGRGSGNNECLNGEDGQQPLHLFLSSNNAKSLEDAKLLAENLLDTICTECGALRVSSCKVYSAVPPPQQVYTAVPPPQQVYSGPSLLKQIPTAISPPQQVYSAVPPPQQLLTGVQSSGIDLEAGTSLTSSSMSAAGVLTPVPPASLVGVTGVTGSLTLGTPSQSIGHLSSGPQANMIGYTPPPLVSGGTSYIGYGGLYPQATPLQQVALALRHSPPVTSTDAPTTSASNGESRPTSSSDLEKEKRPPQRRKFQELPVGSKGTTKLNQGLQPLKPYEQSDGLVVRNILTMPAPKKLVPPSSNGMPPPLLRTMPPPPPPKFSDPFEVKVHNKNKTLLKTKSDAVPDTLVNLMEYGEEDDDDIDDSSEESLPHDTRATGVQKPFWAL, from the exons ATGACAGAGGATAGCAGCGTTAGGGTTTCTTCTTCCGACAAAACCTCCGCGGCCAACGATGCTTCGCAGACGCGGCAGAG aaagaagagaaagtggGATCAACCGGCGGAGTCATTGATGCCAGTTGGGATGGCAGTTCCTGGAGCACTCCCTTTGAGCAATGCCGTGTCTCTTGGAGGGGTTGCATTTCCTGCCATGGCTCCGATGATCTCCGGAGCTCTTTTGAGGAATCCTCTGGCAGCTTCTTCTCAGCTTCCGCAACACACAGTTGCAGCTGCTGTTGCCGCACAAAAATTGAATCAA CAAAAGATCCAAGATGAATTAATAATTGCTCGAGAAATTGTCATAAATGATGCAGAGTCTTCTGTTCGCTACAAGTTGACAAAACGCCAGACACAAGAGGAG ATCCAGAGGTGCACTGGTGCCATAGTTATAACTAG GGGGAAGTATCGGCTACCTAATGCGCCACATGATGGAGGGAAGCCGCTGTATCTTCACATCTCTGCAGGAGCTCAT ATAAAAGAGACAGCAGAACGGATTTTAGCTGTTGATCGTGCTGCTGCAATGATTGAAGAAATGCTTAAACAGGAGCAAAATTCACAGTCAATTTCTTCCGCCTCACCTTCTGCTTTGGTTAATATACTGAAG ATGCTGAGTACATGCGTGTTTTTGGGCTTTGATGCTGATCCTTCTTTGAACATTGTTGCTCGTATACGTGGACCAAAT GACCAGTATATAAATCACATTATGAATGAAACAGGAGCAACAGTTGTACTGAGAGGACGTGGTTCAGGAAACAATGAATGCTTGAATGGAGAAG ATGGACAGCAGCCCCTGCATCTGTTTTTGTCTAGTAACAATGCGAAAAGTCTTGAAGATGCTAAGCTTTTGGCTGAAAATCTTTTGGATACAATCTGTACGGAGTGTGGTGCTTTaag GGTTTCATCATGTAAGGTTTATAGTGCTGTTCCACCTCCACAGCAGGTATACACTGCTGTTCCACCTCCCCAGCAGGTTTATAGCGGCCCTTCTTTGTTGAAGCAGATTCCTACTGCCATTTCACCCCCACAACAAGTTTATAGCGCTGTTCCACCCCCACAGCAGTTGTTGACTGGAGTTCAGAGTTCTGGAATTGACCTAGAGGCAGGTACTAGCCTAACCTCTAGTTCAATGTCAGCAGCTGGGGTCTTGACACCGGTTCCTCCAGCTTCCTTGGTTGGAGTGACTGGTGTCACTGGTTCCCTCACTTTAGGGACTCCATCACAATCTATAGGACATTTAAGCTCTGGGCCTCAAGCAAACATGATTGGTTATACTCCTCCCCCTTTAGTATCAGGTGGTACTAGCTATATTGGATATGGTGGATTATATCCTCAAGCTACCCCTTTGCAACAAGTTGCCCTTGCCTTGAGACACTCACCTCCTGTCACATCTACAGATGCTCCCACAACATCAGCATCAAATGGAGAATCCAGGCCAACCTCAAGCTCTGATCTTGAAAAGGAGAAACGGCCGCCTCAGAGACGAAAATTTCAAGAATTGCCAGTTGGTTCAAAAGGCACAACAAAACTCAATCAG GGATTGCAACCTCTAAAACCTTATGAACAATCTGACGGTCTGGTTGTGAGGAATATATTAACAATGCCTGCCCCTAAGAAGTTGGTCCCGCCATCATCCAATGGAATGCCACCTCCTCTACTGAGAACCATGCCCCCACCACCTCCGCCTAAATTTTCTGATCCATTTGAAGTTAAAGTACACAACAAGAACAAGACTTTGCTTAAGACAAAATCTGATGCAGTTCCTG ATACATTGGTCAACCTAATGGAATATGGAGAggaggatgatgatgatataGACGATTCTAGTGAGGAATCACTTCCTCATGACACCCGAGCAACTGGGGTTCAAAAGCCTTTCTGGGCTTTATGA